The following is a genomic window from Apodemus sylvaticus chromosome 10, mApoSyl1.1, whole genome shotgun sequence.
gccagggctctacagacaaacacaaacaaacaaaagataaatcaataaaatacagCCACAGGTGGCAAAAAATACCTGGATTTtgctcaattttaaaatgtaatgtgtGTGCGCCATTGGAGGTTTGGTATCGACGGCAGGCTTCACTGGAGGACAAAAAGCATTGTTACACAGTAGGACACAGTAGGATCCGAGCAGCTTTAGAAACCCAGCAGGCCACCCGACCCTAACCACTGAACATCCTGCTCTTGAATTTTGACAGAGATCCAGTCTAGCAACTTGAATTAGGTTTAATTTTCCCTCCTGACATCTCTGGAGAACTTGAACAGAGAAGACAGGGTAGTGAGGGCCAATAATCTATAAAGGTGGACGGGTCAGTAGAATGGCTGCCCAGCACACCAGAGACCATGGGCTTGGTCCCCAGCACTGCCTAAAGCAAATGCTGATGTGCAGGCCTGTAATTCAGCACTCCAAAGGTGGTAGCCAGAGgactgggagttcaaggtcatccttgacccTCACAGCCagttcctgccccccccccccccgggctaTGTGAGCCCCTCTCTCAAAATCCGTAAAGACAAACTTCATTTCAATGCGATGAAATAACGTCTTTCCCTCACCCACTTCCTAACATTCCTAGAAGAGTCTATTGGGCACTGAGCTCCTATTTTTTAACTTTGGTGctaaagagttttaaaaatcgAATTCTTTCTAGCACATGAATGCTCAGGTAGAAGACAAAAGCTTTGCTGCTAACCACAGTGTCCCACATCACCCCAAAGCTAGGGCTAGTGGTTTCCTGTCACTACCCTCTTTGATGGAGCCTTCTAGAACTCCAAATGGTTGTGGCCAGTGCCAGCTGCCCGCTTACCTATCTGTACTCTATTTTTGTGCAATATGTAGTGGCCAAAGTCCAGTTTCTTCCTGAAGGTTGTGCTTTGCCTATGATTAGAGACGATTACAGGGTAGGCCAGATAATCCAGGGAATTGTTCATCTTCTCCTCCTAGTCTAACTTCAAAAATGAGACACCTTGACTTCTCTGTGAGGCACTTAGCTCTCTCCATGACAAAGTGTCATAGTTACCCAGTTATGACATCAGGGACAAGTCTCAGAGGAGGAAGAGCATGCCTAGCTCTGTCTGGGCACCTTctaaaagttttcattttaagttGAGGTGAAATTTATATATGGTGATGGGGTGCGGAACAATCCGGTATTTATATGCCCTGTGTTATGATCCGATCAAGGTAAGTGGTGCTTCTCTTCTCCCCTAAAGCATTTACAGTTCTGTGCTAAGTCAGGTCCAtgtcaggaggaaggaagggggctttgAAGCTCCCCCACGTGCCTGGAAAGTAGCTGTTTCCAAGgctggaggagaaaggaaaggcgTGATGTGGAAGTCCCTGCCTAGTACAGGCAGAGGCTCGAGAAGGGGGACATCCAGCCCTCATTCTGCCTTTTGAGCTATGTGCTAAGAAGTCACAGTTCCCCGAGAGGTTCCCCTGAAGATCTGAGACCGTAAGCTTTTCTCTGGGAGTGAAGCACTCAAAAGCTGAGTTACTGTAACCCAGAGCGGTGCCACACGCTCGTTatatcagcacttgggaaatgaaATTGGAGGATGGAGTTCGAAGTTAGCCTTGGTTTTATAGaacattcaaagccagcctgggctacatgagacctgacttcaaaaaataaaaaaagtatgaaataaaacaaacaaaaccacagagaaaACAAATCTTAATAGGAGACACACTgtgcgggcagtggtggcgcacgcctgtaatcccagcacttgggaggcagaggcaggtggatttctgagttggaggccagcttggtctacagagtgagttccaggacagccagggctacacagagaaaccctgtctcaaaaaaaaaaaaatccaaaaaacaaacaaacaaacaaaaaatatttaaagagacaCACTGGAGTCTTGCAACTCCAGAGAATGTATTTGCTCCCTTGCAGTTAGGAATCGGGCCATTTTCCCTGACAACCCCTAGACAGACCCTTAAAGTGAGATGCTGTGCCCTCTCAGTGGTAGCTCGGGAGAGATTCAGCTACTGACACCATGTGGCTCACAGTGGGATGGCAGCTGTAAAGGAGCGGGTGGAGGAGGATTTACCCCACACTAGCCCAGAGCCCACTGCGCAGGCGCAGTGAGAGCTCAACAGCGCCAAGTGCTTCTGGAACCCGCACGCCTGTTTATTCCGTGCCGGGTACCTTTGGTGCATGCAAGGCCCCTTACCAAGCCAGGGACTTCCTCAGCCGCTTGAATGTCTGGAATCTTTCCAGCAATTCTTAGGAGTTCGATGCTGCATATTCTTTACTGCAATGCTCGGGACCGAAGTGTTTGGGATTTTACAATATTTAATACATATAGTGAGCTATTTAGGGAATGGATCCAAGCCTAAACATGAAATCCATTAACGcttcacatataaatatatgctgAATATAATTTTGTACAGTAATTTTTAGTGCACCTGTGTTTTGACTCTCATCCGTCACTGGTCAGGTGTGAGAATTTTTCCACTTACATTTGTATTTACACTCAAAAGTTACAGATTTGTAAACACTTCGGATCTCCAAAAGCATAGCTGCTCAAACTGTTATCGTGATGTATAACcgtttccttcctttttaagaTTAAGTAATCTCCCGGGGCCAGATGACAAACCTGGTGACCTATACCTTCATCCTTTAAAAAGTTCAGATTCACATCAAACATTAAAAGTGTCCCAGGGTAGGGATCTTTCCTGTGACCTTGGGTAAGGATTCATCTCCTGAGGTGGGCAGGTTGTTCAGCTGTCGTGGACTGGGAAGATGTGCTCTGACGTGTGTGTTTGGGGTGACGGAATGCATGCCCACGCTGCTGGTGTGCATCGAGGGTTCACAGCAAACCCTGGGGGGTACCCATTATCCTGAAAGAGCTCCGCCGAGTGTACCCAGGCGTCCCACTTTGAGTTCAGTAAATGAGGTGTATGCGCTCCACTGCCTCAGCCAGGGTAAGTGAGTACGGGTGACACGGGAGTGAGGACAATTCGGTCAGGGACGCGCCCCGGGGTCCTGCGGCGCGTGGGCCAGTCGCGCGTGTCCTCTGCGCTGCGTAGCACGCCCGCAGCTTCCCGCACCCAGTGGGCCCGCCTCCGGGGCGGGACGGGGCGGCTCCCGGTTGGGCAGCCCCGCCCCGCTGACCCGGCTTCTCCCCCTCTCTCGTTCCTGCCCCGGCGTGCAGGGCCCCGCCGCCGCCATGTCCGGCCCGTTCGAGCTCTCGGTGCAAGATCTCAACGACCTGCTCTCGGACGGCAGCGGCTGCTACAGCCTCCCGAGCCAGCCCTGCAACGAGGTCATCCCGAGGGTCTACGTGGGCAACGCGTGAGTCTCCGGGAGGGCCAACCGCGCAGCCGCTCCCCGGGCGCCCAGACTATTCGGGGGCTGGAGTAGGATTCATGGGGGGCGGGGTAGACCCTGGGCGCGGTCGCCGACCTGAGAGCAAGAGCGGGTGCTGGGGACCAGCCTGGAGTCGACGCTCACTCCCCGCGTACGAAGCGGAGGAGTTGGACTTCACATGCCTTGAGACAACCCCTACCCCCCAAAGTGCCGGGCCCTGACCTCCGCCTCTATCAGCTCTGGCTTGGGCTTGGGCGGGGTCAAGGCTACCACGTTCTCTTAACAGGTGGCAGGGCTGTCTCTTGGCCGCTCGTCACGTGACAGCTGCCTAGTTCTGCAGTGAGGTCACCGTGGAATGTCTGCCTCCGTTGCCATGGCAACGGGATGACGTTACAATCCGGGTGTGGAGCTTTTCCTGTCCGTGTCAGGAAATATAAATACCCTAAAATACCCTAGAAGAGGAAGTAGCTGAGTCAAGGCTTTCCTGGCTTCTCCAGATAGAGTTTGACTTAGATGGGACAAATCAAAATGATAAAGACCTGAGCCATCTCAAAATTCCTCCTAATCGCACCACTAGGAAATGTGTATATTATTGAGTTCGTATGcgttcttattaaaaaaaaaaactttagtcaTGTTATTAATAAGAATTTCTCAGCAGTGGGAGAGAACCAGTATTAACACCGAGAGAAAAGTTGGCATGACCCACATTGCAGGAAGGAGCACGCTGGATTTTCATGAGTGGGAAGACCCCATTTATTAAAGTCCTAAGCTCTGTTTTTGCTCACTGCGAAGCGATGGCCCCGGGGTGGTTGAGGGGTTGTAAGGATCTTTCAGTGTCTTACATGCCTGTTTCCTGTCCTGCACTTAGGACCTGCTGCTTAGCCTGCAGCAGAGCCAGAGGGGGTTCACATGACCAGTCCCAGACCATTTCCATAcggagcacctactgtgtgtcaAACACCATATGTGTTCACTCTTCGGAATGGTGGTGGTAATGCTAGTGCATTTGCTGACTGCTGGATTGCTGGTAGAGAGCTGAGATATCCGGGCGCACTCTTCAGCATTCTGTCCACCTGGCTGTGCCTTCTTGCCTCCGAGCAAGTGGCTAAACAGATTCACAGGGTCAGTCTCTGGCTCGATCACTGCATGGTCCTAGGGAACCTCTCCCAGTCCTCCCTACCGTGACTACCCAGGAAGCCAGGGGTCTTGGCCGTCTTGGGAGCCTGCTTGCTGGGAGACAGGTTGTTGGGTTTGTCTGTAGTAGCGCCCTTAAGCATAGAGTCTGGAATGATGGCTGCTGTGGAGAACACCTCCTTTGTCCTCTATGCAGATCTGACCTtgacatgggggtggggtgctcaGCCGGGAGGGTCAACTAACTGCGTGCATACCTAATGCCAAGAATTGTACTTCCTCACCCACCCGAAACTCCTGGACAAGGGGCTTTCCAGCACATCCTCTCAGGCCAGTGAGGTCTGTGTGGGCTGCATGTTCCAGTCTCAGGgtgtgagaggcagagggaggtgggaggcaggcagatcgtgGCTGGGTGTCTGTCTGGACTGCGCTTTCCTCCCAGGTCTGGCATAGCGGCccacacagcacatgcacacactcccgCTCTGCCTTTCCTGCTCTGCAGAATTTAGGCTCTGCtcactgggggggtgggggggtggagtcCTAGCCTCTCTTAGGTGCCGCCATGACAGGTAGACAGGAGACACTGTAAGGTACTGCAGTTTAAATTTGGATGTTGTGAGGGGAAAGCGAAGGGCCTCTTTGACCATTCAGCCAAAGTCATACTGTCATATGACTCCTGTCATACTGAGGGGCTACTTTAGTGCTAAGACATTGCAGAGAGCCTCGGAACTGTAGCTAACAGTGTGGCAGGATTGACCCTTCAGGGAGCCTGACATGGACAGTTCCATTCTTCACCCATTCACCGAACATTTATTCAGTCCCTACCCTGTGGCAGTCACTGTAGCAAGTACTGAGGGACAGACCACTCAAAGAACTGACAGACCGAAGCCTTAGGATGTAAACACCAAAATACCAGGCTCTGCCAACAGAACATCTCCCTTTAACACTCAGGacctcctctcctccaagcaGTTGGCATTGctatccccattttacagaggaaaaactgaggcacagaacgTTTTAAGTGGCTTGCTTAAGGTTGCCTGCATGGTAAATGGCAGGGCTAGATTTGGATTCAGACATTCCGACTCTaggatctatttttctttttgtttcattgtttgagTCTGGGTCGACTTTCGTAGTTTGAGTTTACTGGGTAAACTCAGGGTAATCTCAAACTCAAATCCTTTTCCCATGGCCTCCAAGCGTTAGGATTCCGGGTGTGTGCTACCGTGCCTGGCTATAGCGGATCTATACCATCCTCACAGCATAGGAACTGTGATAGCAGCACACACGACGGAAGGAGCTGGGGAAATCCCACAGAGGGCTCTGCAGGATGAGAGGCGAAAACCTACACagaaggtggggaggggaagcagaGGGAACAGCATGGGCGTGGGACCACGAGTCTATTTGGGGAAGCTGCCGGTAACTGTGTATGGCTGGGGTGAGGGGAAATGTCGTGAGATGAGGCAGGAAGAGCCACAGTGGACAGGGTATGGGCTCCTTGCTTTGCCAAGAGGCtcagatcctcctcctcctcctcctccttctgaggCTGCCTCTTCATTTTCCGCCACTGCCTCCCATCCAGGTCTGTGGCTCAGGACATCACCCAGCTGCAGAAACTGGGCATCACCCACGTCCTGAATGCCGCCGAGGGCAGGTCCTTCATGCACGTCAACACCAGTGCTAGCTTCTACGAGGATTCTGGCATCACCTACTTGGGCATCAAGGCCAATGATACGCAGGAGTTCAACCTCAGTGCTTACTTTGAAAGGGCCGCAGACTTCATCGACGAGGCCCTGGCCCATAAAAATGGTAAGGAGTCCACATTCCGGCACCCACGGGAAGCCAGCCGGCTGGGTCCTGCTTCCTCCAAAGAGGCCCCACTTGGAAAGGGTTCCAGAAACATTCCAAAATATGCCACCGACTAGGGATTAAATGTCCTACATGTGAGCCTATGGGCGCCATTGCATAGAGTCTATGCCATAGATAGTGGATAATAGTATTtcagacacacagagagcagCAGTTATGTAGCTGTGTTTCTTTCCCTTTGAGTGTGCCCATTTGTGTAttcgtgtatgtgtatgcatgtgcatgtatgcatgtgtgcatttgtgtgtgcgcgtgtgtgtgtgtgtgtgtgtgtgtgtgtgtgtgtgtgtgtgcacatgctatAGGTTGATGCTGAACGCCGTTTTCTATCGCTCCCTACCCCACTTTacttttgaggcagtgtctctcccTGATCCTGGAGCTCATTGATTTATCCCAGCTGCtgccagtgagctccagagatcCACGTTTCTCTACCTCCCTAGTCCTGGGACTGCAGGTGCATGCTACTGCAGGCGCTGGGGATCAGAACTTCGGTGCCTGGGCCTGAACAGCATGGAGATTCTGCCACATCTCCAGCCTGTTTGAACAAGTGACGCATTCCTCAGAATTCCCCCAGTGGGGCCCACCGCAGATGTGATTAACCTTATTTGTGCTCCATAGAGGCTTCCTGGGTACACAGCAGGTCCCTGTCTGGGTGATTCCTGAagagaactccctgcccactggACTAATATAGAAGGTCAAGTGACTGGGGTGTAGCGGTGAATTCATTAAACCACTTTGGCTCCCAGTAGATCGTGGGTTGCATGTGGGCTGCATCCACCCAAGAACTTTCTGggtaatgaaacacacacacacacacacacacacaagcaaattttgatatgccttgactagctcaatggttgggcacttcTGAACCTTCCTGCGGTTAGCACACGTTTCCCTCTGGTGTTCCTGGCTTAACACTtcctaaatctatattttatctttgctgccctgttacTGTCTGAGAAAGTCCCAACTCTATAGGACCACTTTCCTTTCCTCCTACATTGCTAGATGGTTCCCctcctgcagctcttaaatctgatcTCTCTGCCTCCAAGGCGTGGGACCAGCCCAATAACTGGCTTACACATAAAACTTTCTCTAGCCCAAACTTCAGCTAAATCTagacaataaatcttgttggttGTGGAATCCTTAAGATTCTTCATGCCTGCCTTCTTATGGCAGGAGTGTGAAGATTTATTACAAGTGGTTATTGATCACATTAACTTATAAAAAATACACTTGTCTTTCGCCTGctcaaagaaggaacaaaattcatccttaactgatctgtgcaccttgcacaaTTCATATGAGTATCTTAATAGTACTAACATTTTGGTTGTGAGATTCATATGTTACAGAATGTACAGCTTTGCCAAGACTCATCCTTCGGGACCTTGCGTCCCAAAGCTGTTTTGGAAGCAATGCTCTAGGGACAGCTTCAGGAAGTGGGGGGCTGTCATAGCAGGTCATTTCATTATCCGAGGATGAATCTCACCAAAGCTTTACGTTCTGTAACAGATGGGGAACACTGCAGACTTTAAAGGTCAGGGCCCTGTGGTCCCTGTCACACCCTGCCCCTCCAGCCATTCTGCACTAGATAGAGGGAGAACATAGCCCTGCTAGCTAAGGGAGTGAGGCTTCTCACACGGGAGTGGTTAGTGGTTGGTCATCCCCGTTCAGGGAACTCTGGGGCACTCTcccttcatttcctctttctaGATTACACGGAATATATGCTGACTTGTTTTGACCTCTTGTCTTGGTAGGTGGGGAGACCGGATCTTTGGTCTGGAATGTTCCTGCTAGTTTCTCCCCATCCTTTGGCAAACCTTATCTATATCTCTTTATCTGTCCCTCTTTCTGGAGCCCGCCCTCAGGCTAGGGCTCAGGGTCCAGTGGTGTAGAATACAGTGTTCACTGCAGGTGGTTGCTGAACAAGCAGGATGCATCCCAGAGCCCAGGGCCTTGTGGGTCCGCTGCTAAGATAGAATGGATATGGGCTTCCATCCACTTGCAGGACTCTAGGGAGCAGGAACCTGTTACTAAGAAAGCCCgggttgggggcagggaggtAGCTTAGCAGCTAAAGTGCTTGGTGACTGACCAGTGAATGCCAGAGTTTGCACCTCTAGAGCACTCTTGAATCTGGGTGGGCAGAGtggcctgcctgtaatcccagcactcgggaggcagagacggaTCGTCAGAGCAGGCTAGCCAGAATAGCAAAACACTGAGCTCTGGGCtcgtgagagaccctatcttaacTTATAAGAGGGAGAATAAAAAACTGAAGAAGGCAATAGATGTCCATCTTGAGCCTCCATATGCACAAGTGTGCTCTTGAACACATATATGCACTCATGTGAACAGGCATGCACACTCAGGCTTGTCACATACAtaatttgaaagagagagagaggagagtgcaTTTAGAGCTCACAGTAAAGTGTGAatgagcacatacatgcacacatgcagtcacacacatgaacacacacttgcatgcacatgcacataggcatgcgtgccagggagtggggaaggagcCTGGTCTTGTGTATAAGAGGGAGCCATCATGTATTTCTGCGAGGAGCTAAGGAGGGTGTGTGAAGGAGGTGTTGTGTGGGCCAGGCCTGGCGCATGCTAGGCCCTGGTTGTAACTGGGCATGCTCCCACTGGGAAGCAGGAGGGTAGCTGCCCTGCAGAGGGTCTCACTGCCCAGTGGGATCAGGAAAAGCCCCTCCTGAGGACTTTAGGTAATagtcagagagagaaaggtagGAAAGTGGAGGGACTCCCATCTCCTGATGTAGGAGCATCTGGGCAAATAGAGGTGCATTTGGGGTAGGAAGTGGGGGTGCAGAGGAGGTGCTGTTAATTCTGGGGCAGCAGTTTCTCTCCAAATAATGCCTGTGAGGAGGTGTAGGCGGTGGCC
Proteins encoded in this region:
- the Dusp3 gene encoding dual specificity protein phosphatase 3 translates to MSGPFELSVQDLNDLLSDGSGCYSLPSQPCNEVIPRVYVGNASVAQDITQLQKLGITHVLNAAEGRSFMHVNTSASFYEDSGITYLGIKANDTQEFNLSAYFERAADFIDEALAHKNGRVLVHCREGYSRSPTLVIAYLMIRQKMDVKSALSTVRQNREIGPNDGFLAQLCQLNDRLAKEGKDLWN